In one window of Cytophagaceae bacterium ABcell3 DNA:
- a CDS encoding Ig-like domain-containing protein, with the protein MPSLLSGQSTTTFNSVNDDPVPSFTSPAYATNVEGWDISVYDKGGLGVNLRLMGADEQYLASFSQFGEWISYISFKNTNGLSFKLYQFQIRYNTEEGDPESEITVIGYKNNEPVPGATYTLTGTNTFTNSEEWWTLDVSGINQFEDIDEFRFSATGTPNEIWRLDINNVVFEEAPPASLPTVTTSSPTSITTTSATLGGNVTDDGGATVTERGIVYSTSTYPTTSDNKVPIGEGTGSFSQSVTGLNPGTLYYTRAYAINSEGTTYGTQQSFTTLSSVTSIKRYEPTAAITNREEIVFEVNLSGPVRGLSTSNFNLTASGITGHEITNVSGSEESYLVEVNTGTGDGTLRLNLSNSTGVAPSISGLPYTSGQIISIDKTPPTVTISSDVNRPTNESPFSVKIEFSKNVVGFQQEDIIVEGGSTSNFVNNSGYFTLDITPDEDSEITVDVPAGVARDAAGNENEAAEQFSIIYDGTAPTVAISSELSSPTNTSPITVDFDFSKEVTGFSIDDIIISGGTAGNFTGNGSSYSVEINPDGDGEITVDLPAGVARDAAGNENTEAEQFSIIYDGTAPTVTISSELSNPTNASPITVDFNFSKEVTGFSIDDIIISGGTPNRFSGDGSSYSVEINPDGDGEITVDVPAGVARDAAGNENTEAEQFSIIYDGTEPTVTISSELGSPTNASPITVDFDFSKEVTGFSIDDIIISGGTPNRFSGDGSSYSVEINPDGDGEITVDVPAGVARDAAGNENEAAEQFSIIYDGTAPTVTISSELSSPTNTSPITVDFDFSKEVTGFSIDDIIVSGGTADNFTGEGSSYSVEINPDGDGEITVDVPAGVARDAAGNENEAAEQFSIIYDGTAPTVSISSELSSPTNTSPITVDFDFSKEVTGFSIDDIIVSGGTPNRFSGEGSSYSVEINPDDDGEITVDVPAGVARDHAGNENTEAEQFSIIYDGTAPTVSISSELSSPTNTSPITVDFDFSKEVTGFSIDDIIVSGGTSDNFTGNGSSYSVEINPDADGEITVDVPAGVARDHAGNENTEAEQFSIIYDGTAPTVTISSELSSPTNTSPITVDFDFSKEVTGFSIDDIIVSGGTSDNFTGNGSSYSVEINPDGDGEITVDVPAGVARDAAGNENEAAEPFSIIYDGTAPTVTISSELSSPTNASPITVDFDFSKEVTGFSIDDIIVSGGTPNRFSGEGSSYSVEINPDDDGEITVDVPAGVARDHAGNENTEAEQFSIIYDRTAPTVTISSELDSPTNASPIIINFDFSKEVTGFNIDDIIVSGGTPNRFSGEGSSYSVEINPDDDGEITVDVPAGVARDHAGNENTEAEQFSIIYDRTAPTVTISSELDSPTNASPIIINFDFSKEVTGFNIGDIIVSGGTPNRFSGDGSSYSVEINPDTDGEITVDVPAGVARDHAGNENTEAEQFSIIYDGTAPTVSISSELSSPANTSPITVNFDFSKEVTGFSIDDIIVSGGTPNRFSGDGSSYSVEINPDGDGEITVDVPAGVARDEAGNENEAAEQFSIIYDGTAPTVSISSELSSPTNTSPITVNFDFSKEVTGFSIDDIIVSGGTPNRFSGDGSSYSVEINPDGDGEITVDVPAGVARDEAGNENEAAEQFSIIYDGTAPTVSISSELSSPTNTSPITVNFDFSKEVTGFSIDDIIVSGGTPNRFSGDGSSYSVEINPDEDGEITVDVPAGVARDEAGNENEAAEQFSIIYDGTAPTVSISSELSSPANTSPITVNFDFSKEVTGFSIDDIIVSGGTPNRFSGDGSSYSVEINPDGDGEITVDVPAGVARDEAGNENEAAEQFSIIYDGTAPTVSISSELSSPTNTSPITVDFDFSKEVTGFSIDDIIVSGGTPNRFSGEGSSYSVEINPDDDGEITVDVPAGVARDAAGNENEAAEQFSIIYDGTAPTVSISSELSSPTNTSPITVDFDFSKEVTGFSIDDIIVSGGTADNFTGNGSSYSVEINPDGDGEITVDVPAGVARDHAGNENTEAEQFSIIYDGTAPTVSISSELSSPTNTSPITVYFDFSKEVTGFSIDDMIVSGGTPNRFSGEGSSYSVEINPDGEGEVTVDVPAGVARDAAGNENEAAETWTIEYYTSPTCEELVILNEPEDITACPEEQVTLTSTVEGTTLSYQWQVDEGDGFTNLANNDEYTGTESYRLTINVHQSHEGNKYRLLVIDSCETSKYSAAALLSFPEDDSCDDVTAIDQMSKAQFDLFPNPATDHINISINADYTLKAAIEVYNLHGQKLMNQESNISDYVKLDVSQLPTGTYLVVIKTEEGQTAIKWLKH; encoded by the coding sequence ATGCCCAGTTTGTTGTCGGGGCAAAGCACAACTACTTTTAATTCCGTTAATGACGACCCTGTCCCTAGCTTCACCTCTCCCGCATATGCAACCAATGTTGAAGGCTGGGATATATCTGTTTATGACAAAGGGGGCTTAGGGGTAAACTTGAGGTTGATGGGTGCTGATGAGCAATACCTGGCTTCTTTCAGCCAGTTTGGTGAATGGATAAGTTATATTAGTTTCAAAAACACCAATGGGCTTTCATTTAAACTATACCAGTTTCAGATAAGGTATAATACAGAAGAAGGTGATCCTGAGTCCGAAATAACTGTCATAGGTTATAAAAATAACGAGCCAGTTCCGGGCGCTACCTACACCCTGACCGGTACAAATACATTTACGAACTCAGAAGAGTGGTGGACTTTAGACGTATCCGGAATAAATCAGTTTGAGGATATCGACGAGTTTCGTTTTTCAGCAACCGGCACACCCAATGAAATTTGGAGACTTGATATTAATAATGTAGTCTTTGAGGAAGCTCCTCCCGCAAGTCTACCTACAGTTACAACCTCAAGCCCCACATCAATTACCACCACCTCTGCTACTTTGGGTGGCAATGTAACAGATGACGGTGGAGCTACAGTGACAGAAAGAGGAATCGTGTATAGCACTTCCACATATCCAACTACGAGTGATAATAAGGTACCGATTGGCGAAGGAACTGGTAGCTTTAGCCAGTCTGTTACCGGGTTAAACCCAGGAACCTTATACTACACCAGGGCTTACGCCATAAATTCAGAAGGAACAACTTACGGAACACAACAAAGCTTTACGACCTTATCAAGTGTAACATCTATTAAACGATATGAACCTACCGCTGCAATTACCAACAGAGAAGAGATAGTTTTTGAGGTAAACTTAAGTGGGCCAGTAAGAGGCTTAAGCACCTCAAATTTCAATTTAACAGCATCTGGCATTACTGGGCATGAGATTACCAACGTTTCTGGAAGTGAGGAAAGTTATCTTGTAGAAGTAAATACAGGAACCGGCGATGGCACACTTCGCTTAAACCTGTCAAACAGTACAGGGGTTGCGCCTAGTATCTCTGGCTTACCATATACCTCAGGTCAAATTATCTCTATTGATAAGACCCCACCCACTGTAACCATTTCCAGTGATGTAAACAGGCCTACCAATGAAAGCCCATTTTCTGTAAAAATCGAGTTTAGCAAAAATGTGGTAGGCTTCCAACAAGAGGATATTATTGTTGAAGGAGGCTCCACATCAAATTTTGTGAACAACAGCGGTTATTTTACTTTAGACATTACTCCTGACGAAGACAGCGAAATCACCGTCGACGTGCCGGCAGGCGTGGCAAGGGACGCCGCTGGAAACGAAAATGAAGCAGCGGAGCAGTTCTCTATCATCTATGACGGAACTGCCCCTACAGTAGCCATCTCATCTGAACTTAGCAGCCCGACAAATACAAGCCCCATTACCGTGGACTTCGACTTCAGCAAAGAGGTCACAGGGTTCAGCATTGACGACATTATAATATCAGGTGGTACAGCAGGTAATTTTACAGGAAACGGAAGCAGTTACTCGGTAGAAATAAACCCTGACGGCGACGGTGAAATTACAGTCGACTTACCGGCCGGCGTGGCAAGGGACGCCGCTGGAAATGAAAACACAGAGGCTGAACAGTTCAGCATCATCTATGACGGAACTGCCCCTACTGTAACTATTTCTTCTGAACTTAGCAACCCGACCAATGCTAGCCCCATTACCGTGGACTTCAACTTCAGTAAAGAGGTCACAGGGTTCAGTATTGACGACATTATAATATCAGGTGGCACTCCGAACAGGTTTAGCGGTGACGGCAGCAGTTATTCTGTGGAAATAAACCCTGACGGAGACGGAGAAATTACAGTCGACGTGCCGGCGGGCGTGGCGAGGGACGCTGCTGGAAATGAGAACACGGAGGCTGAGCAATTCTCTATCATCTATGACGGAACTGAACCTACAGTAACCATCTCTTCTGAGCTTGGCAGCCCAACAAATGCTAGCCCAATTACCGTGGACTTCGACTTCAGTAAAGAGGTCACAGGGTTCAGTATTGACGACATTATAATATCAGGTGGCACTCCGAACAGGTTTAGCGGTGACGGCAGCAGTTATTCCGTAGAAATAAACCCTGACGGCGACGGAGAAATTACAGTCGATGTGCCGGCAGGCGTGGCAAGGGATGCCGCTGGAAATGAAAACGAAGCAGCGGAGCAATTCTCTATTATATATGACGGTACTGCCCCTACAGTGACCATCTCTTCTGAGCTTAGCAGTCCAACAAACACTAGCCCGATTACCGTCGACTTCGACTTCAGCAAAGAGGTCACAGGGTTCAGCATTGACGACATTATCGTCTCAGGTGGTACAGCGGATAACTTTACAGGAGAAGGAAGCAGTTATTCCGTAGAAATAAACCCTGACGGTGATGGCGAAATTACAGTCGACGTGCCGGCAGGTGTAGCAAGGGACGCTGCTGGAAATGAAAACGAAGCAGCGGAGCAGTTCTCTATCATCTACGATGGAACTGCACCGACGGTAAGCATTTCATCCGAACTAAGCAGTCCGACAAACACTAGCCCGATTACCGTGGACTTCGACTTCAGCAAAGAAGTCACAGGGTTCAGCATTGACGACATTATAGTATCAGGCGGTACTCCGAACAGGTTTAGTGGAGAAGGAAGCAGTTACTCGGTAGAAATAAACCCTGACGACGACGGAGAAATAACAGTCGACGTGCCGGCAGGCGTGGCAAGGGATCATGCAGGAAATGAAAACACAGAGGCGGAGCAATTCTCTATCATCTACGATGGAACAGCACCGACGGTAAGTATTTCATCCGAACTAAGCAGCCCGACAAACACTAGCCCGATTACCGTGGACTTCGATTTCAGCAAAGAGGTCACAGGGTTCAGCATTGACGACATTATAGTATCAGGCGGCACATCGGATAACTTTACAGGAAACGGAAGCAGTTATTCCGTAGAAATAAACCCTGACGCGGACGGAGAAATTACAGTCGACGTACCGGCGGGCGTGGCAAGAGATCATGCAGGAAATGAAAACACAGAGGCGGAGCAATTCTCTATCATCTACGATGGAACAGCACCTACAGTGACCATCTCTTCTGAGCTTAGCAGTCCAACAAACACTAGCCCGATTACCGTCGACTTCGACTTCAGCAAAGAGGTCACAGGGTTCAGCATTGACGACATTATCGTCTCAGGCGGCACATCGGATAACTTTACAGGAAACGGAAGCAGTTATTCCGTAGAAATAAACCCTGACGGAGACGGAGAAATCACAGTCGACGTGCCGGCAGGCGTGGCAAGGGACGCCGCTGGGAACGAGAACGAAGCAGCAGAGCCGTTCTCTATCATATATGACGGTACTGCCCCGACGGTGACCATCTCTTCTGAACTCAGCAGCCCGACAAATGCAAGCCCCATTACCGTGGACTTCGATTTCAGCAAAGAGGTCACAGGATTCAGCATTGACGACATTATAGTATCAGGCGGTACTCCGAACAGGTTTAGTGGAGAAGGAAGCAGTTACTCGGTAGAAATAAACCCTGACGACGACGGAGAAATAACAGTCGACGTGCCGGCAGGCGTGGCAAGGGATCATGCAGGAAATGAAAACACAGAGGCGGAGCAATTCTCTATCATCTATGACAGAACTGCCCCTACTGTAACTATCTCTTCTGAGCTTGACAGTCCGACCAATGCAAGCCCGATCATCATAAACTTCGATTTCAGCAAAGAGGTCACTGGGTTCAATATTGACGACATTATAGTATCAGGCGGTACTCCGAACAGGTTTAGTGGAGAAGGAAGCAGTTACTCGGTAGAAATAAACCCTGACGACGACGGAGAAATAACAGTCGACGTGCCGGCAGGCGTGGCAAGGGATCATGCAGGAAATGAAAACACAGAGGCGGAGCAATTCTCTATCATCTATGACAGAACTGCCCCTACTGTAACTATCTCTTCTGAGCTTGACAGTCCGACCAATGCAAGCCCGATCATCATAAACTTCGATTTCAGCAAAGAGGTCACTGGGTTCAATATTGGCGACATCATAGTATCAGGCGGCACTCCGAACAGGTTTAGTGGTGACGGTAGCAGTTATTCCGTAGAAATAAACCCTGACACGGACGGAGAAATTACAGTCGACGTACCGGCGGGCGTGGCAAGAGATCATGCAGGAAATGAAAACACAGAGGCGGAGCAATTCTCTATCATCTACGATGGAACAGCACCGACGGTAAGTATTTCATCCGAACTAAGCAGCCCGGCAAACACTAGCCCGATTACAGTAAACTTCGACTTCAGCAAAGAGGTCACAGGGTTCAGCATTGACGACATCATTGTCTCAGGCGGCACTCCGAACAGGTTTAGTGGTGACGGTAGCAGTTATTCCGTAGAAATAAACCCTGACGGAGATGGAGAAATTACTGTCGACGTTCCAGCAGGTGTAGCAAGGGATGAGGCAGGAAACGAAAACGAAGCAGCGGAGCAATTCTCTATCATCTACGATGGAACCGCACCGACGGTAAGTATTTCATCCGAACTAAGCAGCCCGACAAACACTAGCCCGATTACAGTAAACTTCGACTTCAGCAAAGAGGTCACAGGGTTCAGCATTGACGACATCATAGTATCAGGCGGCACTCCGAACAGGTTTAGTGGTGACGGTAGCAGTTATTCCGTAGAAATAAACCCTGACGGAGATGGAGAAATTACTGTCGACGTTCCAGCAGGTGTAGCAAGGGATGAGGCAGGAAACGAAAACGAAGCAGCGGAGCAATTCTCTATCATCTACGATGGAACCGCACCGACGGTAAGCATTTCATCCGAACTAAGCAGCCCGACAAACACTAGCCCGATTACAGTAAACTTCGACTTCAGCAAAGAGGTCACAGGGTTCAGCATTGACGACATCATTGTCTCAGGCGGCACTCCGAACAGGTTTAGCGGTGACGGCAGCAGTTATTCCGTAGAAATAAACCCTGACGAAGATGGAGAAATTACTGTCGACGTTCCAGCAGGTGTAGCAAGGGATGAGGCAGGAAACGAAAACGAAGCAGCGGAGCAATTCTCTATCATCTACGATGGAACCGCACCGACGGTAAGTATTTCATCCGAACTAAGCAGCCCGGCAAACACTAGCCCGATTACAGTAAACTTCGACTTCAGCAAAGAGGTCACAGGGTTCAGCATTGACGACATCATAGTATCAGGCGGCACTCCGAACAGGTTTAGTGGTGACGGTAGCAGTTATTCCGTAGAAATAAACCCTGACGGAGATGGAGAAATTACTGTCGACGTTCCAGCAGGTGTAGCAAGGGATGAGGCAGGAAACGAAAACGAAGCAGCGGAGCAATTCTCTATCATCTACGATGGAACCGCACCGACGGTAAGCATTTCATCCGAACTAAGCAGTCCGACAAACACTAGCCCGATTACCGTGGACTTCGATTTCAGCAAAGAGGTCACAGGATTCAGCATTGACGACATTATAGTATCAGGCGGTACTCCGAACAGGTTTAGTGGAGAAGGAAGCAGTTACTCGGTAGAAATAAACCCTGACGACGACGGAGAAATAACAGTCGACGTGCCGGCAGGCGTGGCAAGAGACGCCGCTGGGAACGAGAACGAAGCAGCGGAGCAGTTCTCTATCATCTACGATGGAACTGCACCGACGGTAAGCATTTCATCCGAACTAAGCAGTCCGACAAACACTAGCCCGATTACCGTGGACTTCGACTTCAGCAAAGAAGTCACAGGGTTCAGCATTGACGACATTATAGTATCAGGCGGTACAGCGGATAATTTTACAGGAAACGGAAGCAGTTACTCGGTAGAAATAAACCCTGACGGCGACGGAGAAATTACAGTCGACGTACCGGCGGGCGTGGCAAGAGATCATGCAGGAAATGAAAACACAGAGGCGGAGCAATTCTCTATCATCTACGATGGAACAGCACCGACGGTAAGTATTTCATCCGAACTAAGCAGCCCGACAAACACTAGCCCGATTACCGTGTACTTCGACTTCAGCAAAGAGGTCACTGGATTCAGCATTGACGACATGATAGTATCAGGCGGCACTCCGAACAGGTTTAGTGGAGAAGGAAGCAGTTACTCGGTAGAAATAAACCCTGACGGCGAGGGAGAAGTTACAGTCGACGTGCCGGCAGGCGTGGCAAGGGACGCCGCTGGAAATGAAAACGAAGCGGCGGAAACTTGGACGATTGAATACTATACTTCACCAACATGTGAAGAGTTAGTTATTTTAAATGAACCTGAAGACATTACGGCATGCCCAGAAGAACAGGTGACATTAACAAGTACAGTAGAAGGAACTACTCTATCTTATCAATGGCAAGTAGATGAAGGTGACGGCTTTACAAACCTTGCCAATAATGATGAATACACTGGCACAGAAAGCTACCGCTTAACAATAAATGTTCATCAGAGCCATGAAGGCAATAAGTACAGGTTATTAGTAATTGATTCATGTGAAACAAGCAAATACAGTGCTGCTGCCCTACTATCATTTCCTGAAGATGACTCATGTGATGATGTAACAGCCATTGATCAAATGAGCAAGGCACAGTTTGACTTATTCCCTAACCCAGCCACAGACCACATAAACATTAGCATAAATGCCGATTATACATTAAAGGCAGCTATAGAGGTTTACAATTTACATGGGCAAAAACTAATGAACCAAGAATCTAATATTTCAGACTATGTTAAATTAGATGTCTCTCAACTTCCTACTGGAACTTATTTAGTGGTGATTAAAACCGAAGAAGGACAAACAGCAATAAAATGGCTTAAACATTAA
- a CDS encoding ABC transporter substrate-binding protein, with protein MIKIGLLSYCSSIYPYASRDIADGFYAALPETIVRENFFHFVPDYVKQATAKGVKEAVQKLLFFDAVDVISGPVSYRSVPELIPLIQKHEKLGFFFDLGEYIPYFNLVSDHVYFNSMLYWQSQYALGNWAYKEFGDKGAVVMSLYDSGYHLHSAFRQGAIGAGSKVIDYCVLHGDPNKSMVKGKIDEFFKNMERAFPSYIHAIFCGSEATEFFEAFAASKLNGKVPLLITAHMASEEILSSVTNLGLRAYAASLYNYHSQDSLNIQFKSSFENNFGRKAGIFSLLGFEMGLLFKNLYPALRKKDFASARQLLKNERIQSPRGEISFDLNQSFALPVIDIEQIDISNKRICKMVVEQGKALEYNNQVYEHIHRENVSGWQNPYLAV; from the coding sequence ATGATTAAAATTGGTCTATTATCATACTGCTCATCAATATATCCCTATGCTAGTAGGGATATAGCAGATGGGTTCTATGCAGCCCTGCCAGAAACTATAGTCAGAGAAAACTTTTTTCATTTTGTACCAGACTATGTCAAGCAGGCAACAGCAAAAGGAGTTAAAGAGGCAGTTCAGAAACTTTTGTTTTTTGATGCTGTAGACGTCATTTCCGGGCCTGTCAGTTACAGAAGCGTACCTGAACTTATTCCGCTAATTCAAAAACATGAAAAATTAGGTTTCTTTTTTGATTTAGGTGAATACATCCCCTATTTCAACCTAGTTTCTGACCATGTCTATTTCAACAGCATGTTATACTGGCAGTCGCAATATGCTCTCGGAAACTGGGCCTATAAAGAGTTTGGCGACAAAGGAGCTGTGGTCATGTCTCTGTATGATTCAGGCTATCATTTACACAGTGCCTTCAGACAAGGGGCGATAGGAGCAGGTTCCAAGGTTATAGACTATTGTGTGTTGCATGGCGACCCCAACAAGTCAATGGTAAAGGGTAAAATCGATGAATTCTTTAAGAATATGGAAAGGGCTTTTCCCTCTTATATTCATGCCATCTTTTGCGGAAGTGAAGCTACTGAGTTCTTTGAAGCCTTTGCTGCTTCAAAATTGAATGGAAAGGTACCATTGTTAATCACGGCCCATATGGCTTCGGAGGAAATCCTTTCCTCTGTTACCAACTTGGGGTTACGTGCTTATGCTGCCTCCCTCTATAACTACCACTCTCAAGACAGTTTGAACATTCAATTCAAATCTTCATTTGAAAATAACTTTGGCCGGAAAGCTGGTATCTTTTCACTTTTGGGCTTTGAAATGGGATTATTATTTAAGAACCTCTACCCTGCCTTACGTAAAAAAGACTTTGCTAGCGCAAGACAATTACTTAAAAACGAAAGAATCCAAAGTCCCCGTGGTGAAATTAGTTTTGACCTGAACCAATCTTTTGCACTGCCAGTAATCGATATCGAGCAAATAGATATTTCTAATAAAAGAATATGTAAAATGGTAGTTGAACAAGGCAAGGCACTGGAATATAATAATCAAGTGTATGAACATATTCATCGAGAAAATGTAAGTGGATGGCAGAATCCTTACCTGGCTGTTTGA
- a CDS encoding MATE family efflux transporter, whose product MSIRKAAIDILKLSFPIILAQLGNVLLGLTDTVMLGQYGKTELAAVGIANQIFFVTSVIGMGVMTALTPIIATSKGANKKSECGEFLRSGIELSLIISFVVAAFLIILSANFGIFGQEEAINYSAAKYLRIVGISMFPMLLFLALKHFNDGLSFSNPAVIITLAGVILNGFLNWVLIFGNITFPALGATGAGIATLFTRLFMALLLVIVVFRSPSIKVYLPPLISQFNTVPVIKKLLKLGLPTGFQIFFEVGAYAVAAVMTGWISLSALAAHQIAMGVIAIFYMVATGISVAGSVRVAHYFGQKKQDLIRKNGIVTIAMTGTVMVLTGLFLLYFNKSIFSFFTNDQTIITITSDILIIIIFFQLYNGLQATATGILRSVEDVKSSAYLTMIVYWVVGIPLAYFLGVHFQQSLKGVWQGLLVALIITAFLVYRRLFKKTLAGGTGNLLQIMRSRDK is encoded by the coding sequence GTGTCAATCAGAAAAGCTGCTATTGATATATTAAAACTTAGTTTTCCAATAATACTAGCACAACTTGGTAATGTACTATTGGGATTGACCGATACGGTCATGCTCGGTCAATATGGCAAAACAGAGCTCGCAGCAGTGGGAATAGCCAATCAGATATTTTTTGTAACCTCCGTTATCGGTATGGGGGTAATGACAGCCCTCACCCCAATCATAGCCACTTCAAAAGGTGCTAATAAAAAGTCAGAATGTGGAGAGTTTTTAAGGTCTGGAATAGAACTAAGTTTAATCATTAGTTTCGTTGTGGCAGCTTTCTTAATTATCCTTTCAGCCAACTTTGGAATTTTTGGTCAAGAAGAAGCCATTAACTATAGCGCCGCAAAATATTTAAGAATCGTTGGTATCTCTATGTTCCCCATGCTTCTTTTTTTGGCGCTCAAGCACTTCAATGACGGCCTATCCTTCTCAAACCCGGCAGTTATAATAACACTCGCAGGTGTAATACTAAACGGTTTTCTAAACTGGGTCCTTATTTTCGGCAACATTACCTTTCCAGCATTAGGTGCTACAGGTGCTGGTATCGCCACACTATTTACCAGATTATTTATGGCCTTATTGCTGGTAATAGTGGTATTTAGGTCACCTTCTATTAAAGTATACTTGCCTCCGTTGATATCCCAATTCAATACAGTCCCTGTTATTAAAAAACTTTTAAAGCTTGGCTTGCCGACGGGTTTTCAGATCTTCTTTGAAGTTGGAGCTTATGCGGTAGCCGCTGTAATGACTGGATGGATAAGTCTTAGCGCTTTGGCTGCGCACCAAATTGCAATGGGAGTAATTGCTATATTTTATATGGTAGCTACTGGAATTTCAGTTGCTGGTTCTGTTCGAGTGGCCCATTACTTTGGCCAGAAAAAACAAGACTTGATCAGAAAAAATGGAATTGTTACTATAGCCATGACCGGAACAGTAATGGTTCTAACAGGTTTGTTCCTCTTATACTTTAATAAGTCTATTTTTTCCTTTTTCACCAATGACCAGACGATCATTACTATCACCTCGGACATCTTAATAATAATCATTTTCTTTCAACTATATAATGGCCTACAGGCTACTGCTACAGGTATTTTGAGAAGTGTAGAAGATGTTAAATCTTCCGCATACTTAACCATGATTGTCTATTGGGTTGTTGGTATCCCTTTGGCTTATTTTCTGGGAGTGCATTTTCAACAATCTTTAAAAGGGGTTTGGCAAGGCTTGCTGGTGGCCTTGATTATTACAGCATTTCTTGTATACAGGAGGTTGTTCAAGAAAACATTGGCTGGTGGCACTGGAAATTTATTGCAAATTATGAGGAGTAGGGACAAATAA
- a CDS encoding sodium/solute symporter (Members of the Solute:Sodium Symporter (SSS), TC 2.A.21 as described in tcdb.org, catalyze solute:Na+ symport. Known solutes for members of the family include sugars, amino acids, nucleosides, inositols, vitamins, urea or anions, depending on the system.), translating to MKAVLLDYFLIIAFLLLLTYIFFKKIVGIKSSKDFFKAGGNLFWVWIAVSVLGTNIQIEYILASASNGFSHGLAMGSFEWIGAFVLIFVAIYIVPYFLRAGVHTLPEYLEYRYGRNLRLVFSFLFVSINLMMLMLILNSSATFLEKLFDIRREATIVTVAILGGIVIYFGGMKGKLRLDLIVISSFLISGLAILIFCFIETEGVKNFYDNADGRLEGIFAADDKNLPWTGVFSGLWVTSIFYFGFFPPIAQSFLASNSLSEAQKGLLFVSSLKLMLPFILIIPGIVGYELFADQITHPDFTLPIVIQNVAPVGVQGFILAGYIGTLFTTYNSFLNSTASILSLDVFSKVTVDSPPDHKQVLIFKKIIPLIVVVSMVFGAVFQPSDNIFRYSQMLINGSAPVIATVFLFAIFSRKTPSIAAYIVTILGYPVYFFIEKKFDLPSLNVSFWSFGLLATFMLLARVAVPLNKKAIIPEIGNIKFERNLAVIIWGIFILTMGASIYAILI from the coding sequence ATGAAAGCTGTACTTCTTGATTACTTTTTAATAATCGCATTTCTGCTTTTGCTAACGTATATCTTCTTTAAAAAGATAGTCGGCATTAAATCCAGTAAAGATTTTTTTAAAGCGGGCGGCAATCTTTTTTGGGTATGGATAGCAGTTTCTGTTCTGGGTACTAATATCCAAATAGAATATATACTTGCATCCGCATCCAATGGATTTAGCCATGGGCTTGCCATGGGAAGCTTTGAATGGATAGGAGCCTTTGTTCTGATTTTTGTTGCGATATACATTGTGCCGTACTTTTTAAGGGCAGGAGTACATACACTGCCAGAATACTTGGAATACCGATATGGAAGAAACCTAAGACTTGTTTTTAGCTTTCTTTTTGTTTCCATAAACCTAATGATGTTGATGCTCATTCTGAACTCGAGCGCAACTTTTCTAGAAAAATTATTTGATATCCGTCGGGAAGCAACCATTGTTACAGTGGCTATCTTAGGGGGCATAGTAATATACTTTGGAGGTATGAAAGGGAAGCTGCGTCTAGATTTAATTGTGATTTCATCCTTTCTCATTTCAGGCCTGGCAATACTTATCTTCTGCTTTATTGAAACAGAAGGGGTGAAAAATTTTTACGATAATGCCGACGGTAGGTTAGAAGGCATTTTTGCCGCTGATGATAAAAATCTTCCATGGACAGGTGTTTTTAGTGGGCTTTGGGTAACATCCATCTTTTATTTTGGGTTTTTCCCGCCTATTGCTCAATCTTTTCTAGCATCTAATTCATTGTCAGAAGCACAGAAAGGGCTTTTGTTTGTATCCTCTCTTAAGCTCATGCTTCCTTTTATTCTCATTATACCAGGCATCGTCGGGTATGAATTATTTGCGGATCAAATAACCCACCCTGACTTTACACTACCTATTGTTATTCAAAATGTTGCACCAGTTGGTGTTCAAGGGTTTATTCTTGCAGGATATATAGGAACACTTTTTACTACCTACAATAGTTTTTTAAACTCTACCGCTTCCATTCTATCATTAGATGTATTTTCCAAAGTTACTGTAGATAGCCCACCCGACCATAAACAAGTACTTATCTTCAAAAAAATAATCCCATTAATAGTTGTTGTATCTATGGTTTTTGGTGCGGTTTTCCAACCATCCGATAACATCTTTCGCTATAGCCAAATGTTGATCAATGGTTCTGCACCTGTCATTGCAACAGTATTTTTGTTTGCCATATTCAGCCGAAAAACTCCTAGTATAGCTGCTTATATTGTCACTATTCTAGGCTATCCGGTTTATTTTTTTATTGAAAAAAAGTTCGACCTTCCTTCGTTAAACGTAAGCTTCTGGTCATTTGGGCTGCTAGCAACCTTTATGCTCTTAGCTAGAGTAGCCGTTCCCTTAAACAAAAAAGCTATTATACCAGAAATTGGGAACATCAAATTTGAGAGAAACCTTGCAGTAATTATCTGGGGAATTTTTATTCTAACAATGGGGGCTTCTATATATGCCATCTTGATTTAG